A window of Bacteroidota bacterium contains these coding sequences:
- a CDS encoding 1-acyl-sn-glycerol-3-phosphate acyltransferase — translation MKTATRIFFKEIRISGLENIPKDKPIIIAANHNSAFMDAIVTAVFIEPQIYFLTRSDVFNTPLKRWILKKMNLIPIYRLQEGAGNLHKNEQTFEDCYKLLAQKKSLLIFSEGICIQEKRLQKLKKGTARIAFGAQLYNDFKLDLQVLPLGINYTKPAQFRSNLYLKFAPPIHVNSYNELFKEDENKAFTAFTRDLEKQMGEQIVNLKNKNTDELYDQLVEIYLPEVFGKLKLNSANKEHYFYVLRGMGEALNEMYETSPTTCDNLKVLTASYWKGLSEIKLKDKVIKKGATSFVTFAMKCALAVLLFPIHLVSLVFNYWPYKLSFQIAQKTCKHVEFVASVIIGTAAFMYLISFVVWGAIGAYFLPTLSSKIGIIFVLPLLGFFSLHFNSFLKNLALEINGIQNKEACAKLKQQRKHLIEQLEESLLPKIKNRNTLHAAALR, via the coding sequence ATGAAAACAGCAACTCGAATTTTCTTCAAGGAAATTCGAATAAGTGGTTTGGAAAATATTCCAAAGGATAAGCCCATTATTATTGCAGCCAATCACAACAGTGCATTTATGGATGCAATAGTTACAGCTGTATTTATAGAGCCACAAATTTATTTTTTAACACGCTCCGATGTTTTTAATACACCTTTAAAAAGATGGATATTAAAAAAAATGAATCTCATTCCTATTTATCGCTTGCAGGAAGGAGCAGGAAATTTGCATAAAAACGAACAGACTTTTGAAGATTGTTATAAATTGCTCGCACAAAAAAAATCGTTACTCATTTTTTCAGAAGGCATTTGTATTCAAGAAAAGCGCCTTCAAAAATTAAAAAAGGGAACAGCTCGCATTGCTTTCGGTGCGCAACTTTACAATGATTTTAAATTGGATTTGCAAGTTCTACCATTGGGTATAAATTATACAAAACCGGCTCAATTTAGAAGTAATTTGTATTTAAAATTTGCTCCACCCATTCATGTAAATTCTTACAACGAACTATTTAAGGAAGACGAAAATAAAGCTTTTACTGCTTTTACACGCGATTTGGAAAAGCAAATGGGGGAACAAATCGTGAACCTTAAAAACAAAAATACCGATGAGCTCTATGATCAGCTGGTAGAAATTTATTTGCCGGAAGTGTTTGGGAAATTAAAATTGAATAGCGCAAACAAGGAGCATTATTTTTATGTTTTGCGCGGTATGGGCGAAGCATTAAATGAAATGTATGAAACTTCTCCAACCACCTGTGACAACCTGAAGGTTTTAACGGCTTCTTATTGGAAGGGATTGTCGGAGATTAAATTAAAAGATAAGGTAATAAAAAAGGGGGCAACTTCATTTGTTACTTTTGCGATGAAATGTGCGCTTGCAGTATTACTTTTTCCAATTCATTTAGTTTCTCTTGTTTTTAATTATTGGCCTTATAAGTTGTCTTTTCAAATCGCTCAAAAAACATGCAAGCACGTTGAGTTTGTGGCTTCAGTAATTATTGGCACCGCTGCATTTATGTATTTAATTTCATTTGTGGTGTGGGGTGCCATTGGTGCTTATTTTTTACCAACGTTGAGTAGCAAAATTGGAATTATTTTCGTGCTTCCGTTATTGGGATTTTTTAGTCTGCATTTCAATAGTTTTTTGAAAAATCTCGCTTTGGAAATAAATGGGATTCAAAATAAAGAAGCCTGCGCAAAATTAAAGCAACAGCGCAAGCATTTGATAGAACAATTAGAAGAATCGCTGCTCCCAAAAATAAAAAACCGCAACACATTACATGCTGCGGCTCTTAGGTAG
- a CDS encoding T9SS type A sorting domain-containing protein, protein MKKYLLINAVLFLFYVQAIAQEIKHCAAVEKIALLHDASTSETNYKSIYKTNSAQKVAKRILLVPVVVHVLYRTPAQNISDDLIHLQLSILNRDFRRTNTDTSETPAAFKSIAADCEIEFCLAKQDPNGNATNGIIRKETSLNEIGNSDKFFQSGMGGDDIWDRNSYLNIWVCEIQTNGGLLGFSTVPIYNPLRDRDGVVIDYRYFGRSSNIHFNKGRTCTHEVGHWFDLFHIWGDDGGLCIGSDSIADTPNQTTEHSGKPAFPNLDSCSYEFPGTMYMNYMDYTDDGSMNLFTEGQKQRMWTAIETTFRDSLKISKGCIPTSSEGNEILVYPNPSSSGFKIYFYLNSPATYTLTVHDMLGRIIQQHTLENVQVTTELLDLAAYANGVYILQIDSADKQLVKKLIKN, encoded by the coding sequence ATGAAAAAATACCTGTTAATTAACGCTGTTTTATTCTTGTTTTATGTTCAAGCTATTGCGCAAGAAATAAAGCATTGTGCAGCTGTTGAAAAAATTGCTTTACTGCACGATGCCTCCACTTCTGAAACAAACTATAAATCAATTTATAAAACAAATTCTGCACAAAAAGTAGCAAAAAGAATATTGCTTGTGCCGGTGGTTGTGCATGTGCTTTATCGCACGCCGGCTCAAAATATTTCGGATGACTTAATACACTTGCAACTTTCCATATTAAATCGGGATTTTAGAAGGACCAATACTGATACATCCGAAACACCAGCTGCTTTTAAATCGATAGCGGCAGATTGTGAAATTGAATTTTGTCTGGCCAAGCAAGATCCCAATGGAAATGCAACAAACGGCATTATCCGTAAGGAAACAAGCCTGAACGAGATTGGAAATAGCGATAAGTTTTTTCAATCAGGTATGGGTGGAGACGATATTTGGGATAGAAATTCTTACCTAAATATTTGGGTCTGTGAGATTCAAACAAATGGCGGATTGCTAGGATTTTCTACAGTACCGATCTACAACCCTTTGCGGGATAGAGATGGTGTGGTGATTGATTACCGCTATTTTGGAAGAAGCAGCAACATTCATTTTAATAAAGGAAGAACTTGCACCCATGAAGTGGGACACTGGTTTGATTTATTTCACATTTGGGGCGATGATGGTGGATTGTGCATAGGCAGTGATTCGATTGCCGATACACCCAATCAAACAACCGAACATAGTGGCAAACCTGCATTTCCAAATTTAGATTCTTGTAGTTATGAATTTCCGGGTACTATGTATATGAATTACATGGATTACACCGATGACGGCTCTATGAACCTGTTTACCGAAGGACAAAAGCAACGCATGTGGACTGCAATTGAAACCACCTTTCGGGATTCCCTAAAAATATCTAAAGGATGTATTCCCACGAGCAGCGAAGGCAATGAGATTTTGGTTTATCCTAATCCTTCGTCTTCCGGATTTAAAATTTATTTTTATTTAAACAGCCCTGCAACCTATACATTAACTGTGCACGATATGCTTGGTAGAATTATCCAACAGCACACCTTGGAAAATGTGCAAGTGACTACCGAATTGCTTGATTTAGCTGCTTATGCCAATGGTGTTTATATTTTACAAATTGATTCGGCTGACAAGCAGCTTGTAAAAAAACTGATAAAAAACTAA
- a CDS encoding phosphoribosylaminoimidazolesuccinocarboxamide synthase: MTAITETNFKLPGQTLFYKGKVRDVYTLENGLLVMVASDRISAFDVVLPKGIPHKGQVLNQIAAHFLQATAHIVPNWVVASPDPMVTIGKRCEPFKVEMVIRGYLAGHAAREYAAGKRMLCGVVLPEGMKENDPFPQAIITPSTKADVGHDEDISKADIIAKGIVAKEVYEQLEKYTHQLYQAGTEMAAARGLILVDTKYEFGWADGKIYLMDEIHTPDSSRYFIKDGFEERQQRGEAQKQLSKEFVRQWLIQNGFQGKEGQQVPEMSEQWVNEISERYIELFEKITGNKFQKFESENVPERIEKNILNFLAAYK, translated from the coding sequence ATGACTGCCATCACTGAAACTAATTTTAAACTTCCGGGGCAAACCCTATTTTATAAGGGCAAAGTGCGCGATGTGTATACGTTGGAAAATGGACTTTTGGTAATGGTGGCTTCCGATCGAATCTCCGCTTTTGACGTGGTGCTCCCTAAAGGCATTCCGCACAAAGGTCAAGTATTAAATCAAATTGCGGCGCACTTCTTACAAGCTACTGCCCACATTGTTCCCAACTGGGTTGTGGCGAGCCCCGATCCAATGGTTACTATAGGAAAACGTTGCGAACCATTTAAAGTTGAAATGGTTATTCGTGGCTACCTTGCAGGGCACGCAGCTCGCGAATATGCTGCCGGAAAGCGCATGTTGTGCGGGGTGGTTTTGCCAGAGGGCATGAAAGAAAACGATCCCTTTCCTCAAGCTATTATTACTCCTTCCACAAAGGCGGATGTTGGACACGATGAAGATATTTCTAAAGCCGATATTATTGCTAAAGGAATAGTAGCAAAGGAGGTTTATGAGCAACTTGAAAAATATACCCATCAGCTCTATCAAGCAGGAACCGAAATGGCAGCGGCAAGAGGCTTAATTTTAGTGGATACAAAGTATGAGTTTGGTTGGGCCGATGGAAAAATTTATTTAATGGATGAAATTCATACTCCCGATTCTTCACGCTATTTTATTAAAGACGGTTTTGAAGAGCGCCAGCAAAGGGGAGAAGCGCAAAAGCAATTATCGAAAGAATTTGTGCGCCAGTGGCTAATTCAAAATGGCTTTCAGGGTAAGGAAGGACAACAAGTACCTGAAATGTCGGAACAATGGGTGAATGAAATCAGCGAACGCTATATTGAGTTGTTTGAAAAAATTACCGGAAATAAATTTCAAAAGTTTGAATCCGAAAATGTGCCGGAACGCATCGAAAAAAATATTTTAAATTTCTTAGCAGCGTATAAATAG
- a CDS encoding PhoH family protein has protein sequence MSEKVIEFSDINPLDIFGVNDSKLDFIQSNFPKLKLIARGSSLKVRGEETDVSLFGDFFEALLDHFQKYHALAESDIMRLLAGILPHQNATNGGANGEDILVFGNAGLVIKARTPNQKRLVQSVEKNDMVFALGPAGTGKTYTAVALAVRALKNKEVKKIVLTRPAVEAGENLGFLPGDLKEKLDPYLQPLYDALRDMIPADKLAANLENGIIQIAPLAFMRGRTLDNAYVILDEAQNATQSQMKMFLTRMGNSAKFIITGDISQVDLPKNQPSGLVHAAKLLSNVKGIDFIELDSSDVIRHRLVKSIIEAYHKEN, from the coding sequence GTGAGTGAAAAAGTAATAGAGTTTTCCGATATTAATCCATTAGACATCTTTGGTGTCAACGATTCTAAGCTCGATTTTATTCAAAGTAATTTTCCTAAATTAAAATTAATTGCACGCGGTAGTTCCCTAAAAGTACGGGGTGAGGAAACGGATGTGAGCCTTTTCGGAGATTTTTTCGAGGCTTTACTGGACCACTTTCAAAAATACCATGCTCTTGCCGAAAGTGATATCATGCGATTATTGGCCGGAATTTTACCCCATCAAAATGCAACTAATGGAGGGGCTAATGGAGAGGATATATTGGTATTTGGAAATGCCGGATTAGTTATTAAAGCCCGCACACCCAACCAAAAGCGATTGGTGCAAAGTGTTGAAAAAAACGACATGGTATTTGCGCTGGGCCCTGCCGGTACCGGTAAAACATATACTGCAGTTGCGCTTGCTGTGCGGGCCTTAAAAAATAAGGAAGTAAAAAAAATTGTACTCACGCGTCCAGCTGTGGAAGCAGGCGAAAATTTGGGTTTCCTTCCGGGAGATTTAAAAGAAAAACTGGATCCATACTTGCAACCTTTATACGATGCCTTGCGGGATATGATTCCTGCCGATAAATTAGCAGCAAATCTTGAAAATGGAATCATTCAAATTGCGCCGCTTGCTTTTATGCGCGGGCGAACACTTGATAATGCTTATGTGATTTTGGATGAGGCACAAAATGCCACACAAAGTCAAATGAAAATGTTTTTAACACGAATGGGGAATTCTGCCAAGTTTATTATTACCGGCGATATTTCGCAAGTTGATTTGCCAAAGAATCAGCCATCCGGATTGGTGCATGCCGCTAAACTGCTTTCGAATGTGAAAGGAATTGATTTTATTGAACTCGATTCAAGTGATGTAATCCGACATCGTTTGGTGAAAAGTATTATTGAAGCATATCACAAGGAGAATTAA
- a CDS encoding SAM-dependent chlorinase/fluorinase encodes MAILTLTTDLGTQDHYVAALKGSILNLAPTANLVDISHDIPSFDFYKAAYIIKNSFYFFPEKTIHLIGVTPFSSETHSYIAAQYKNHFFIGSDSGMFSAIFDEPAQQLVSIKGNQNPRLKTISILDLPVKAAGKLLNGGKMSDLGEKLDNFYERNFLKPFASADSIDGYVTHIDKFKNIITDIDQKLFAEIGKSRPFRIAFKNYTIREISTHYEEVINGESLALFNFQGFLEIAINYGDAASLLNFGRGEKIKIIFDDHTNS; translated from the coding sequence ATGGCAATCCTCACGCTTACAACCGATTTAGGAACACAAGATCATTATGTTGCTGCACTTAAAGGAAGTATTCTGAACCTTGCTCCTACCGCTAACCTTGTAGATATTTCGCACGATATTCCCTCTTTTGATTTTTACAAAGCAGCTTATATTATCAAAAACTCATTTTATTTTTTCCCTGAGAAAACAATTCACCTGATAGGAGTTACACCTTTTTCATCGGAGACGCATAGTTACATTGCTGCTCAATACAAGAATCATTTTTTTATTGGTTCAGATTCCGGAATGTTTTCAGCCATATTTGATGAACCTGCGCAGCAATTAGTAAGCATAAAAGGGAATCAGAACCCTCGCTTGAAAACAATCTCAATACTTGATTTACCAGTAAAAGCAGCAGGTAAATTACTGAACGGTGGCAAGATGAGTGATTTGGGTGAGAAACTGGATAATTTTTATGAGCGAAATTTTTTAAAACCATTTGCAAGTGCTGATTCCATTGATGGTTATGTAACACATATCGATAAATTTAAAAATATTATTACCGATATCGATCAAAAATTATTTGCAGAAATTGGCAAGAGCAGGCCTTTCCGAATAGCTTTTAAAAATTATACCATTCGCGAAATAAGTACCCATTATGAAGAAGTTATTAATGGCGAATCCCTTGCACTTTTTAATTTTCAAGGATTTCTAGAGATAGCCATTAATTATGGGGATGCGGCCTCCTTGTTAAATTTTGGAAGGGGTGAAAAAATTAAAATAATTTTCGATGATCATACGAATAGTTAA
- a CDS encoding antibiotic biosynthesis monooxygenase — protein sequence MIIRIVKMTFEPDSVQEFQQIFNASKQLIRNFEGCTHLDLLNDTADKTIFFTYSCWESEAHLNAYRNSELFISVWNKTKVLFSSKAEAWSVNKLMSVS from the coding sequence ATGATCATACGAATAGTTAAAATGACATTTGAGCCGGATTCTGTTCAGGAATTTCAGCAAATTTTTAATGCTTCGAAACAATTGATTCGAAATTTTGAAGGGTGCACACACCTCGATTTGCTAAACGATACTGCGGATAAGACCATTTTCTTTACCTATAGTTGCTGGGAAAGCGAAGCACATTTGAATGCATACAGGAATTCGGAATTATTTATTTCGGTATGGAACAAAACAAAAGTTCTTTTCTCCTCTAAAGCTGAAGCTTGGTCGGTTAATAAATTAATGAGTGTTTCCTAA
- the ribD gene encoding bifunctional diaminohydroxyphosphoribosylaminopyrimidine deaminase/5-amino-6-(5-phosphoribosylamino)uracil reductase RibD has translation MNHEFFMQRCIELARNGRGSVAPNPMVGALVLHQGKIIGEGYHQNFGAAHAEVNAINSVKNKNLLAASNLYVSLEPCNHFGKTPPCTDLILQHKIPHVIIGAVDTNAAVAGKGIKKLKDAGVTVTTGILEEACIELNKRFFYFNKEKKPYVILKWAQSTDGYIGDASIPNMPISDAYSQQLVHKWRSEEAAILVGTTTAALDNPSLTVRNFAGKNPLRVLIDRENKLKKSLNLFDQSVASIVFTKRKKTSISNLEYVLLPQTLNELNFVLGALAERNIQSLFVEGGAKLLQAFIDAGLWNETRIFTSPANLGTGIKAPLLNGKLISSSKLKNDTLVVLKNDKQ, from the coding sequence ATGAATCACGAGTTTTTTATGCAACGTTGCATTGAATTGGCGCGTAATGGACGTGGAAGCGTTGCTCCCAATCCAATGGTTGGAGCATTAGTACTGCATCAAGGAAAAATAATCGGGGAAGGCTATCATCAAAATTTCGGGGCCGCACATGCTGAAGTAAATGCAATAAATTCAGTAAAAAATAAAAATCTTTTAGCAGCTTCCAACTTATACGTTAGCCTAGAACCTTGCAATCATTTTGGAAAAACACCGCCCTGCACAGACTTGATATTACAGCACAAAATTCCCCATGTAATTATTGGAGCTGTTGATACAAACGCTGCTGTTGCCGGTAAGGGAATCAAAAAATTAAAAGATGCGGGAGTAACTGTTACAACAGGCATTTTAGAAGAAGCATGCATAGAATTAAACAAGCGGTTTTTTTACTTTAATAAAGAAAAAAAGCCCTACGTTATTCTAAAATGGGCACAAAGTACTGATGGCTATATCGGTGATGCTTCAATTCCCAATATGCCGATTAGCGATGCATACAGCCAACAACTGGTGCATAAATGGCGAAGTGAAGAAGCTGCGATTTTAGTAGGAACAACCACTGCTGCGCTTGACAATCCATCCTTAACGGTTCGTAATTTTGCCGGTAAAAATCCCCTTAGAGTTCTTATTGATAGAGAAAATAAACTTAAAAAAAGTCTAAACCTTTTTGATCAAAGTGTTGCTAGTATAGTTTTTACAAAAAGAAAAAAAACTAGTATATCAAATTTAGAGTATGTGCTATTACCACAAACCTTAAATGAATTGAATTTTGTGCTCGGCGCTTTAGCGGAACGTAATATTCAATCGTTATTTGTGGAAGGTGGTGCTAAACTCTTGCAAGCATTTATTGATGCAGGATTATGGAATGAAACCCGGATTTTTACCTCCCCTGCTAATTTGGGAACCGGAATAAAAGCACCCCTTTTAAACGGGAAATTAATTAGCAGTTCAAAACTTAAAAATGATACTTTAGTAGTTCTTAAAAACGATAAACAATAA
- a CDS encoding nucleoside deaminase, which translates to MVVENYMQEAIDLSVNNVKVNNGGPFGAVVVKDGKIIARGYNQVTHNNDPTAHAEVVAIREACKVLGTFQLTNCEIYTSCEPCPMCLGAIYWARPSRVYYANTKEDAAAIQFDDDFIYKEIAKPIQYRELQFIQVMRNEAQEAFDLWKNKTDKIEY; encoded by the coding sequence ATGGTAGTAGAAAATTACATGCAAGAGGCAATTGACCTTTCGGTAAATAACGTAAAAGTTAATAATGGCGGCCCTTTTGGTGCAGTAGTAGTGAAAGACGGGAAAATAATTGCACGTGGATATAATCAAGTAACCCATAACAATGACCCCACGGCCCATGCTGAAGTGGTTGCGATTCGTGAGGCCTGCAAGGTGCTTGGAACCTTTCAACTCACTAATTGCGAAATATATACCAGTTGCGAACCTTGCCCCATGTGCTTAGGCGCAATTTATTGGGCACGCCCATCTAGAGTGTATTATGCCAATACCAAAGAAGATGCAGCCGCTATCCAATTTGACGATGATTTTATTTATAAAGAAATTGCCAAACCTATTCAATATCGAGAGTTACAGTTTATTCAAGTAATGCGAAACGAAGCGCAAGAAGCATTTGATTTGTGGAAAAACAAAACGGATAAGATTGAGTATTGA
- a CDS encoding YigZ family protein has translation MQDDFSYLSIAAAAEGVYTEKGSKFIGCAFPFSSESELKNQLDFVKKKYIKARHYCYAYQIGGETSNYRINDDGEPSGTAGKPIHGQIRSNELSDILIIVVRYFGGTLLGASGLIHAYKTAAAEAIKNSEIITKTPMETVHISFYFSELNEIMKIAKQKNVSILDKQIQNECTMALSFPKSDEVKLRKQMDKVMGLRFL, from the coding sequence ATGCAGGATGATTTTTCTTATTTAAGCATTGCTGCAGCGGCTGAAGGGGTGTATACTGAAAAAGGCAGTAAGTTTATTGGATGTGCTTTTCCGTTTAGTTCGGAATCGGAATTAAAAAACCAACTTGATTTTGTAAAAAAGAAATATATAAAAGCACGACATTATTGTTATGCATATCAAATAGGTGGTGAAACAAGCAATTATCGAATAAATGATGATGGTGAACCTTCAGGAACAGCAGGAAAACCCATTCACGGGCAAATACGCTCGAATGAGCTGAGTGATATTTTAATAATAGTAGTGCGCTATTTTGGCGGAACCTTGTTGGGCGCAAGTGGATTGATACATGCCTATAAAACAGCTGCTGCGGAAGCAATAAAAAATTCCGAAATCATTACAAAAACACCTATGGAAACAGTACACATTAGCTTTTACTTTTCCGAACTAAATGAAATCATGAAAATTGCGAAGCAAAAAAATGTGAGCATATTGGATAAGCAAATTCAAAATGAATGCACCATGGCACTCAGTTTTCCTAAGTCGGACGAAGTTAAATTGAGAAAACAAATGGATAAAGTAATGGGGCTCAGATTTCTTTAA